CAGTCCGCGAGCGGGCGGTCACGCGGGAGTAGGTTCCTCTTTCGGTTGGGGTGCGCACTCCAAATGCTGCTTGCTGTTCGGCGTGGGGTTTGTTACGCAACCCGACCATTTTATTGACGACGCGACGAGGAATCAGCCATGGCACGGATTTGTGAAATGACGGGCGCTCGCCCTTCGAAGGGCAGCATCATCTGGCGAAGCGGCAAGCCGAAGCGGGAGGGGGGCATCGGGACGCACATCACGGCGATCACCAAGCGCCGGTTCTTCCCGAACCTGCAACGGGTGAAAGCCTTGCTTCCCAACGGCGAGGTGCGGTACGTCCGGGTGACGGCCAAGGCCATCAAGAAGGGGTTGGTGGTAAAGGCCCCCAAACGGACTTGGCGAAAGGATGCGGTCACCGACAAGAAAGCGAAGACCAAGAGCCGCGCTTCGACCTGATCCACGGTCGGATCCCTCCGTGCCAGGCGCTTGACCAGGCTTGCCCGGGCTGCATCGGTCAAGGGTGTCGGCCTCGAAGGCTTGGCACCCCGTTCCGCTGCTGGGCCATCTCGAACAGATTCTCCAAAGCCCTTTTCGCGATCTGCTGCCGTGGATTGACCGGCTGATTCCCGGTCCCCTTCGGCGCGATACCAACTGCCGCCACATCGGCGCAATGGCGGCGTGGGCCATGGGCGAGTAAACAAAATCGAAAACGAAAAACAATAAGGCAGGCGCTATACAGTTGACGTAGATCCGAACGAAAAACAATAAGGCAGGCTTAATTCCGTTGACATAGATCCATATAACGAGTCAGGCCTATTACTATTGACGCCGCGCTCCAGTCTGGCGGCTGTGGAAACCCGCAATAGACCACAACGGACAGCCTTGCCTCGGGTCAGGGGCAGGTCAGGGCGGCGTTGTGTGCCTGTCCTGTGAGACTTCTGCCGGCCCTGCCGGGACGGCATGGG
The Verrucomicrobiia bacterium DNA segment above includes these coding regions:
- the rpmB gene encoding 50S ribosomal protein L28; the protein is MARICEMTGARPSKGSIIWRSGKPKREGGIGTHITAITKRRFFPNLQRVKALLPNGEVRYVRVTAKAIKKGLVVKAPKRTWRKDAVTDKKAKTKSRAST